A segment of the Entomomonas moraniae genome:
ACCATCTTCTTTACCGATAAAGAATCCTGTATTAGCTTTTAATACCCAATCGCCTAAAGGTTGCTCATGTTTTAAACTAATAAGCCCTTGCTTATAAACATCTTTTAACTGCCCTCCCCATACACCTACTTGGGTTTTATTATCATTAAAATTGTATTCAACACCGCCAAAATTAAAACGATTTGAGCGCCCTATACTGCCTCGACCATTACTATAAGCCATCTTCTCCATACTAGCATCTTGCCTAAGGCTAGTTTCACGCATTTGCCCACCATAGAATGACCAGTTCTTAAACTCCCTAGAGGTAATTTGACCACCACGAAATGTTTGAGGTAGTGAACGGCCATCATCTGAGCGCAAAATTGGTAAGACAGGCATCCACTCACCTACCTTTAGCTCTGTTTTAGAGATTTTCATTTTACCCGCTACTCCTAACCGCCCATAGCTTTTTGCAGGGTCGCCATCATCATGAATGGGTAACATTTGTGTAGCACCTGCTCCCTTACCCGCGTCTAGTTTAAAAGAGGAAGTCCCTAAAACATCTAAACCAACGCCTACCGTTCCCTTAGTAAAACCAGACTGATAATCCAGTATAAAGTTTTGTGTCCACGCTGAGGATTTACTCTGGGTAGGATCGCTGCCTTTAAAGTCACGAGTAAAATAATAATTACGTACATTCACGCTGGCCTTAGAACCTTCTAAAAAACCTTCTTCCTGACTTTGTACAGGCATGGATAAACATAAACAGGCCAATGCATTGGTCGTTAAAAACCCATAATATTTTTTGCTCATAATGCTTTCTCTATAACAACTTTTTATTTTTCTTATCAATTTATTATTTTTATAAAACCGATAAGTGCGTATTAATTAAAGAACCCTTAACACCAATTTTACTGCTCCTTGCCTCAGTATCCTAAGTAACTACTTATAAAGAATAAAGATATAAATATAAATAATAGATATATCAAATTATTATAACAATACTTACCAACACGATAAAAGATAAAAATATTATTTAAACAATAAGATAAGAAAAAACTATAGTCGCTTTTTAACGTTATCCAAAATCCAGTAATTAACCCAAAAAATGTGTCTTTAACCATTTTTTACTTGCATGATTCAAACGGATTGCTCGTTCTAAAGCATTTTCATGACATCTATCTCGCTCAGGGATTTCAATGGATAACGCTATTTCTTTGGGTAACATTGCAATAATCTCGGCTAAATTATTAATATACCCCTCTCCCGGTGCTTTACGTTGCCCACGCGCTTGACTTAATATTTCATCCATTCCAGTCACATCTTTTGTAGGCACATCACATAACTGTGCATAACGAGGCATAGTGCCATTGTAGGCTTGCCAATCACTAACATCACTATGGGAGCGATGGAAATGCACACTGTCAACCAATACACTTAAATTCTTATGATTAATAGTATTCACCAAGCTAACAGCATCCTTTAACGTTGCAACGGTTAACCATGGCATAAATTCAACATGGGGTAAAATACCATATTGAGCGCTTAAATCAGCCAATCGACCTAAATTATCAATGAGGCGCGCCTCATTAGCATCATTAGCAGCCACCAGAGCACTTTTTGCACCTAACAGCTTGGCTGACTCAAAAATAGGTTCAAAACGCGCTATATCGACCTGATCTGTAATACGTAAAATTTCGATATCTTCAACCTTTACATCAACATCTTTTAAGCGAGCTAAGCACTCTCTACGCACAGGCGTATCTCCTGTAAAATCATAGGAAGGCTCTTGGGGAGTAGCAGGAATCAATCTTAACCCCACATAGTCAAAACCTGCTTGTTGTGCACAATCAATCATTTGAGGGGGCGTTAACTCTAAAACAGTTAATGCCGCTAGTGATAACTTATACATTTTATTTTTCCTCTAGCCTATTAGGTTACTTGATAGTTTTTGGGGAAACTAATTCCCACGGATAATGACGATAAAATATCTGTTATTTTTAATAGATCAGGCAGTAAGTTATCCATTTGCTTTTCGGTTAGCCGTACACTTGGCCCAGCAATACTAATTACCCCTACAGCTTGCCTATTATTTATTGGCAATACAGGTGCAGCCATCGCGGCAGTCCCCAAACCCATGCTATTTTGAAAACGTGCGTGTTGTTGGTCACGTACCTCAGCAAGTTGCTGATAGAACAACTCAACATGAAAAGGACTCACTTTATCGCCACGTTGCTGAAAGCGTTTTTGTTGTTGCTGTACAATACCAAGCGCCTCGTCATCAGTCAGCGTTGATAACCATGCTAAACCTGATGCAGAGAAAGTTAGCTGTGCCTCATTCCCCATATCAGTATCAATCCGTAACGCATCTGTTGCCCCTTGAGCTTTTGCTACAAAAATCAAACGGCTACTATCAATTAAGCTCAATCGCACTAACTCACCACTGATCTGTGCTAATTCGTTTAATAATGGCTGTGCCACTTGAAAAATATTATCCACCGCTAAGCGCTGAAATCCTAGTTGAGTCATTTTTAAGGTCAGGCGGTAGTACTTAGTATCTTCATCTAGCTGAATATATTCATGCTCAGCTAAATCTGTTAATAAACGGTGTGTAGCACTCTTTGGCATAGCTAGTTGCTGGGCAATGTCAGTCAAAGCCATTCCCTGTGGTTGAGCAGCTAATAGTTCTAATAGAGACAATGTACGATTAATTAACTTTGTTGACATAATAAGTTATACCTAATTAATTTGGAAAAATGTTCCACTTATAAACCATATCCTAAATTGTAACA
Coding sequences within it:
- a CDS encoding OprD family porin, whose protein sequence is MSKKYYGFLTTNALACLCLSMPVQSQEEGFLEGSKASVNVRNYYFTRDFKGSDPTQSKSSAWTQNFILDYQSGFTKGTVGVGLDVLGTSSFKLDAGKGAGATQMLPIHDDGDPAKSYGRLGVAGKMKISKTELKVGEWMPVLPILRSDDGRSLPQTFRGGQITSREFKNWSFYGGQMRETSLRQDASMEKMAYSNGRGSIGRSNRFNFGGVEYNFNDNKTQVGVWGGQLKDVYKQGLISLKHEQPLGDWVLKANTGFFIGKEDGSKRAGNLDNRTLYGLFSANYNHHTFYAGLQHLAGDSAWMRVTGTSGGTLANDAFTTSADQPKERSWQVRYDYDFTGLNVPGLTMMIRYIKGTDVKNNLTEDGKEWARESELAYLFTEGKLKNLSIKWRYSSLRQSWNKNGRFDEHRIIVNYPISFL
- a CDS encoding IclR family transcriptional regulator — translated: MSTKLINRTLSLLELLAAQPQGMALTDIAQQLAMPKSATHRLLTDLAEHEYIQLDEDTKYYRLTLKMTQLGFQRLAVDNIFQVAQPLLNELAQISGELVRLSLIDSSRLIFVAKAQGATDALRIDTDMGNEAQLTFSASGLAWLSTLTDDEALGIVQQQQKRFQQRGDKVSPFHVELFYQQLAEVRDQQHARFQNSMGLGTAAMAAPVLPINNRQAVGVISIAGPSVRLTEKQMDNLLPDLLKITDILSSLSVGISFPKNYQVT
- a CDS encoding sugar phosphate isomerase/epimerase family protein; protein product: MYKLSLAALTVLELTPPQMIDCAQQAGFDYVGLRLIPATPQEPSYDFTGDTPVRRECLARLKDVDVKVEDIEILRITDQVDIARFEPIFESAKLLGAKSALVAANDANEARLIDNLGRLADLSAQYGILPHVEFMPWLTVATLKDAVSLVNTINHKNLSVLVDSVHFHRSHSDVSDWQAYNGTMPRYAQLCDVPTKDVTGMDEILSQARGQRKAPGEGYINNLAEIIAMLPKEIALSIEIPERDRCHENALERAIRLNHASKKWLKTHFLG